Within Topomyia yanbarensis strain Yona2022 chromosome 2, ASM3024719v1, whole genome shotgun sequence, the genomic segment aaaccattcgaaggttagcaactggaatgacaagtttcacatcacattgttttctcccgatccgaattgtatgtgcagatgaaaataaaatatctgcaatcaacaattagttgaataactttaagtaattgattacttatacctgaaattgcattacattatatttacaagttcatgttttggtttggccgcactgatgattcttttctgtatgatggatacaaaaagttggttttgattgtggtaaagtatcagcaaaacatgccaataataggaacccccgtatttagttttatcctattataacactaggcctattctagtgtttgacgagtgattttaaagtgaaattatcgtaaaaagcttctccagctaaaataaaggtatgtatcagtgcaatgattagtatatttgtgctggaataacgagatatgaggcggtaaatgctggctcgtaagtgtttattttgctaagcgccgttgcatccagtttcggttcactacgtgagtgaggcggaatagtagatatttcaataaggtgattttgttttaattaaaagttggatttagaggatagttctaaatacatatgtgcacaacaaataaagaatataacttgagcttattttttctcacctgctttagccaaatcgatagtgtcattatttCATATGCTtgattcgaaaccaaggggtacaaaatagggtcacaataggctctactgccaaaataggctcatcaccctatatggtAGTAGTTTTGGTGCCAGCGAAGACGGCGTgattggccaactcttctagcagcagcaaacggacgacggtttgaattttgcgggcgatgctgcaaacgaactgctgtatgctgatgctggaaacgaactgagcgtgagcaacagcatgctgagtttttatacctgactacagcacaatgtaagctcgtccttttttgtgttgtcctcaatatgtgttcttcgtagctccacaccTTTGTTGGCCGACCATAtataaagagagtaatgtaatacggcaccttggtaaaatgtttgagaattgaaaccttttttgaatgcgcctagtaaaaatgttttccacttcactccagtttgtttctgaccatatttgcaatttgcgtactgaaataaattataatttagggtttaacataaattgctctccagggagaaacagtccatgaaacagaaaatgcaaacttattctttgaaatcattttggtggccctgaaaagggccttttttataatgatacaagtgagttctaccttttcaacttccaaatccatacaaagtgcgtccctgccgcttcagagtatagacgacattcattgccgttttgcgcttggcgtgttcagtgtaggtcacggcatctcggatgacattttcttgCACACCATcatcattcgtagattaaatcgaagatgcattttacaccaccacgacgagccagacgccgaatggcggatttggtgattccctgcattttatcacgaagaaccttgcgatgacgcttggtacgggaacgcaaacataataccgctcattgtaccgtccggacgagcatgttgctcgtgtggtaagcgagcacccactgatacaaaacaagctcgcgtgacctgtatatataacattcccgtatgtaatgaaacgcttacatgctcctttttgacggctctgcgtgggatatgctggcaaattgcgcattttcctcgctgttttctgaaaatccttgttttggtttatttatagtagtcgcagtaataccgaaatttaatacgaaatacgtgcacaaatttccgatcagatagtgcaaaaatattgcgatttcgtccagtagaacggaagatattcgcatttcaaatctgggaaaatttctcaactgaaatttttgaaacgggaccccatattgaaaggttagaagtattctacttcaaaaggaACCAGAACAGCATCAACCCAATAGGAATACTGGTACAGTATTGTGAACACAGCGCAGACGGTGGGAGATAAATATGAATTTTCGCTGCTGCCTACAGCGGTGGGACGAGTGGAATGGAGCGACGGAAAACTGCACGATGTACGAATTCTCGTGGACTGTGGTTCACAGGTATCGCTCATTACAGAAGCGTGCGTCAGACGTCTTGGGTTCAGACAACCGCCGGCAAGGTTACACTAGTGATCTCGTCACGTTTCGAAAATACAACAAAGCTCATTGCTCAAGCCTACGTATTGGGGAAGCTGACGGCAACTCTGCCGTGTCAGCGTTTTAGCGTATCTAACATGCCTTCTTTGGAAGGTCTACAATTGGCCGGTTCAATAAACCTGCATCAACGGACATCATTATTGGAGCTGACATATTCCTGTCAATACTGCAATCAGGACAGATCAAGGATCACAACGGAAATCCTATAGCACAGCGTTCCGTCTTCGGATAGATGGAAAAATCTCAAAACAAGAATGTGCTCATACGTATCATTCGGTCATCAATTTGCAGCAGGAGGTTGATATTGATCGGACTTTGCGCTTATTTTAGGAAGATCAGGAGTTACACAGTCTTAAGCAACACACCAATCGTTCGTTTACCAATGGATGATTCAAAGCTCAAACTTGGAAACTCTCTAGTTGCCGCTACCAGGCTATTGAGATGCATCGAACGCAGATTCGACAGTGACAATGATTTCAAGCAACGCTATATATCGTTCATGCGGGAGTACCAGGAATTAGGTCACATGATGATTATACCACCGGCGGAGATCGACGTGGATTGGTCAAAGTCGTATTACTTGCCGCACCACGGCGTCATCAAGGAAGACAGCACCACTACCAAACTCCGGGTGGTGTATGATGGCTCGTCTGCAACAACGACCGGAGCATCACTCAACGATATACTATTGGATACCCCAAACATCAACGCAGATCTGTTCGAAATACTACTGCGATTCAGAACCTATCCGATTGTATTCATAGCGGACATCGAAAAGATGTATCGTCAGGTATTGGTACATCATGACGACACCGATTACATGCGTATCGTATGGCGAGATTCACCTGATAAGCCCATTCAACATTTTCGTCTTCTTACCGTTACCTACGGACTAAAGAACTCTGGATTCTTAGCGATGGCTGCACTGCACAAGGCCAGAAGCCGAAATATCCCGAAGCAGTAGAGCGGATCATAAAGCATACCTACGTCGACGACTTAACATCAGGTGCTGATTCGGTGGGTGAAGCAAAACAGCTTATTGGGCAGATAAATGAAATTCTCGGTGAAGCTAGGTTTACGCTTCGCAAATGAAGCTCGAACTCTGGTGAAGTGCTAGAGTCTCTATCAAACACAATCAACAGTTCGATATCGATCCAATTTCCTGATGAACGGAACGCCGTGAAGGCACTTGGAACGCATTGGGTTCCGAGGGAAGAAGTATTCACTAGAGTGGCCCAaagttgtatgaaaaaaaaatgtaaagtgCGGAATTTCAAACCTTGCACCTGAATGTGATATTTTGGGTGGCTACTAAGCTTCCCTGAAAATTTTAGCTCATTTGGTACACTGGAAGTGGTTCCGCAAAtggcttaaagtttgtatgggaaaaattgaGCAAATGTATGGAAGAACgcatcagtttcacattttcagatCTAGGTGGCGCTGTAATCGATCAATGTATTTCGtgagaaaaattaagaatccTCTTGTAAAAACAAATCAGGTGGCGCTAGGGAGTATGCAAATGACCTACAGTTAACTTATATATTGAGTCATATCTCATGATCGGAATCACTTAGCGGGGTGGACGCTTCGACAAAGTAAATCATAAGATCCAGGGCTTTCCGACGGagcatattttaatttaaaactcTTCCACTGGGTGGCGCTAGAGTGCCTGAGAATTTCCTATACATTTGATATTGGGTCATATCTAGTGAGTGGAAACACTTGACGGAATACAGTTTTCGGCAAAGTAGACTATATAAAATCAAGGGTTTTCAACGGAGAacagttttatttaaaattcttcCCCTGTAACGCTAAAGCATATAAAAATGTCCTACTCTGTTTTCATTAGATTATCGTCCAcgcttgcaaaaaaaaaattcatgaatCGTTCAATGCACCATAAGTTCCTATACTAACGTTTTTGTTTTCGTTCTATACTTTCATTTGAGCTGTTGAACTGGAATCATAGTCACGGCAAACCTTTTTGAAAAATCGCGTTTTGCGAAAGCATAACATCCAGATCGCGCTCATGGCCTGCCCGTTTCAATTTCTGATCAGAAAAGCTGTAATTGTTTCATTTCTCGGTGAATCGAGATAATATTGCGAAATCGTTTACCAAACGTTAAAGTCCAATGCtttaataaatttcaatgtCATCAGCGTAAAACATCCGACATCTAAGAGACAAAATGCGAGACAAATCATTGATGAACAGTGCGAGTAACAAGGGATCAAGTTTATTGCCTTGTGACCAGGCCCGTAgctaggattttgtttcgggaggggcttaaaattattgcataaatgtattaattctgatgacttgagacatttactggaaactgaacgtaattatgaaaagtt encodes:
- the LOC131679414 gene encoding uncharacterized protein LOC131679414, yielding MDDSKLKLGNSLVAATRLLRCIERRFDSDNDFKQRYISFMREYQELGHMMIIPPAEIDVDWSKSYYLPHHGVIKEDSTTTKLRVVYDGSSATTTGASLNDILLDTPNINADLFEILLRFRTYPIVFIADIEKMYRQVLVHHDDTDYMRIVWRDSPDKPIQHFRLLTVTYGLKNSGFLAMAALHKARSRNIPKQ